The stretch of DNA AACATGACTTCCATGTATCCATTACCAAACCATCCGTACTTTGAATATTAAAATTGTAGAATGAGTTATACTGAGCATTACCCTGCATACCGGTAACCGTTCCTCCTAATACGTCACCTACCGATATAAAGGCTTTATCTGACCAATCATTCCATACTGAATTGTACAACAATCCGGTAGCTCCGTTTACTTCCTCAGCATTGGTATAGTAGGTATCAATAGTTGGGTTAGTGGTTGATGGATGATTCAGAAAATCGTCCTTACAAGCACTGCCCATGTATGCTATAACTCCTAAAAGGAATATGATTTTTGCTTTCATGTCTTAATTTTTTCTGATTACTAAAACTCAATATTAGCACCGATTGTATAGGTACGAGGTACCGGATAATGACCGTTATCAACATTTTGGAAAGTAACAGAAGTGTTTACCAAACCAAGCTCAGGGTCATAACCCGAGTAATTAGTGAATGTATACAAGTTCTGAGCAGAGAAGTATACCCTTGCAGATGCTACTTTAATCTTATTCAGCAAATTTGTTGGCAAATTATAGCCTAACGATACATTCTGAATTCTCAAATAAGAACCATCTTCTATAAAACGATCAGAAATCCTAAGGTTATTATTGTGCCATTGGTTATAGCGAGGTAAGGTTCCATTTGGATTAGAAGCAGAATATCTGTCAAGAACAGTAGCAACCTGATTATTCCATGGAGAGTTCATTGCCTCTGTTGAACGACGAGTATAGTTGAAGATGTCGGCTCCGTAACTTGCGTACAAGAATACTGACAAATCAAAACGTTTGTAGTTGAAATTATTGGTAAATCCGGCAGTGAATTTAGGATTTGGGTTACCAATTACAGTTACGTCTTTATCATCAATTTTACCATCATTGTTTAAGTCTTTAAACTTAACATCACCGTAGTATAAGCTACCAGGACCAACAGCTAAACCATAATCAAGTGCATGTAAATCCTCTTCCGTTCTGATCAGTCCATCAGTTACATAACCGTAGAATGCACCTACCGGTTGTCCGGCCTGGCTTAATGCAACCAGCGTTCTGGTTCCATACTCATCATACTCGCCTTTAATAGTAGCGGTTGGGTTATTCAAACGGTTAAGAACGTTTTTATAATGGCTAAATGTTAAAATAGATTTCCAGATAAAGTCTCTTTTTTGGATGTTGTAAGTGGTTAATCCAATATCAAAACCGGTGTTGGTCATTTGACCATCATTTGTTACTGGAGTTTTAATATCATTCCATGCGGTTCCCAAACCTGAGAAGGCCGGTAACTGAGTAGGAAGCAACATTTGAGTAGAAATCTTTTTGTATAAATCTACAGTCAGTTCCACTTTACTATTGAACAGGGTTGCATCAAAACCTCCGTTATAGGTTTCAATGGCTTCCCATGAAAGGTATGGATTGGCAACATTTGCAGGTAAACCACCTCCACCAAATGGAGCTGTCGCAATAAGGTTAATATTTGAAGTATATAAGTTATTACCCGTTACCTGCTGACCACCTACTTTACCATAACCGATACGTAATTTTAAGTAATCAAGGTATTTGATATCTTTCATGAATGCTTCATTGGTAGCGGTCCATGAAGCAGAAACTGCAGGGAATGTACCCCATCTGTTATCCGGACCAAAGGTTGATGAACCATCACGTCTTACTGTTGCGCTAATTGAGTATTTACCATCATAGGTATAACCCACACGACCAAAGAATGAGGCCATACTCCAAGCACCTGCACCGGCACCAATATCCTGAGCATCATCTTTTGCTCCTGCATTTAATGAAGGAAGATTTAATACCAGGTTATTTCTGTTGGCATTGATATAATCATAAGTTGACTCCTGCGCTTCGTAACCGGCAACTGCATTAACTGCATGCTTACCAAAAGTACCATCATAGTTCAGGTAGTTTTTCCATGCCCAGTAAATGCTGTTATTTCTTTGTTCCCTTAATTTACTCGGACTTAAGATAACTGCGCCTGTTTCTGAATTCTTAAGGAAAGGTTGATAAGCTTTACCACTTGTAAGGTTAAAGTTATAGTTACCTTCTGTTCTGAATGTAATTCCTTTATAAATCTTTAAGTCGGCGTATAATGAACCTAAAGCCTGAGTTGCTACCGACTCTACATTACGCATAGTAGTCAACATCACAGGGTTATTGGTTAACGCCACCGAGTTTACCCCAATATTGGTGGTTTGCACAAAGTTTCCGTATGCATCTCTAACCGGAGATACAGGCGTGTTATACAATACGGTACTTGTTACTGCGTCAAAAGCATCGGTTAAACCAACGGTTTGATTGCTACGCGATAAGTTAGCACTAAAACCGGCTTTGAACCAGCTTTTTACTTGCTGATCGATGTTTGCACGCAATGTATATCTTTTAAAGCCTGTTCCGATAAGTGTACCTTTTTGATCTAAAAAGCCACCCGAAAAGTAGTAAGAAGTTTTTTCAGCACCTCCAGAGAAAGCCAACTGATGGCTATTCATTGCACCACTTTGGTAGATTTCATCTTGCCAGTCGGTACCATGACCTAATAACGTCGGATTTCTAAACTCACCAACACTATCAATATAACTACCCGGAACAGCTCTTATCTCATCTACAATTGAATTTGAATATTGCGCATACTGATTCAGGTTCATCACATCTAACTTTTTAGGAATGGTTTGAATACCATAATAAGTATCGTAAGTAACCTTACCTTGGCCCTGACGGCCTTTTTTGGTATTGATTAAAACAACACCATAAGCACCTCTTGAACCATAAATAGCCTGAGCAGATGCGTCTTTTAAGATATCGATGGATGCAATATCCGCAGGGTTTATCGTAGCCAGCACACTTTGTCCGGTCTGACCACCACCACCGCCAAGGAAATCCTGAGAAAGGGTAGTTTTGCTGGTAGCGTCTACGGGAACACCGTCGATAACATATAACGGCTCATTACCATTTACGGTACTGATACCACGCACCCTTACCGAAACACCACCACCAGGTTGTCCACTGTTACTTGTAACTGTAACACCGGATACTTTACCCTGGATAGCCTGGTCGATACCGGCTACCGGTACGTTTTTAAGTTCTTTTTCGCTAACGGAAGCAATTGAAGATGTTACGTTAGCTCTTCTTAGCGTTCCGTAACCGATCACTACAACTTCATCCAGTTTTTTTGTTGCGGGGTTTAGGCTGATATTGATTGTTGTTTGACTACCTATTGTTACTTGTTTCTCTTCCATTCCAAGGAAAGTAAATACAAGTATTGAGTTAGGGGCAGCTTTGATTGTAAACCTACCGTTTACATCAGTTGCGGTAGCCGTTTTGGTATTTTTCACCAAAACTGTGGCACCCGGAAGTGGTAAGCCTTTTTCGTCAGAAACACTACCTGTTATAGTGAGGTTCTGAGCGAATATGAAAGACTGAAAACTCACAATCAGGGATGCGGTAAGCATGACTGCTAGTAGAAATTTTCGCATGTTAATAATAAATTGGTCTAATCAAATATAGAATGCTATCTATCTCTTTTTATAATACTTTTTTATCAATTACTTATATACAAATTTCAATTTACTATGAAATTATTACCTAATAAACTGTATATAAGTCAATAATGAGAGATTGTAAATTCAATATATTTTTTACCATAATTAGAATACTTAATTATCATTATAATTATGCTATTCTTCTCATGATTTCTATACAGGCCCTACTGTTATGATATGGACACTTCCAGAAACCTGCCTTATCCTCGTGTTGCATTAACGAATAATCGCTATGTACTCCCCAGTACCACTCGCCTTTGTCAACATCAAGAATGTATTTTTCAATAAAATCCCAGCTCTTCTCAAATCTTTCAAGAAAAACCTTATCTCCCGTAAGTTGAAATGCATTATAAAAACCCACCAATGCTTCTGCCTGCACCCACCAATGCTTTTCTTCAATGAGATGACCGTTTTCAAATTCATAATTTAACCCGCCATCACCTGACAATCCTTTGGCTGCAGCATTGGCCATTTGGACTGCTATTTCTTTGATTTTGGCGATTAACTCTTCATCATTCGTTACCTCTGCTGCTTCCAGCAGTAACCAGGACGCTTCAATATCATGACCATAAGAAATGATCGTTGATTTTGATTTCCAGTTTTCATCGAAGAACAACTGAAGATGTGCTGTTTCCTTATGAATGATGTGATTAATGAATACGTCGATGAGTTGCTTAATCTGTTTAAGTACCGAGCTTTCCGGCCAAACTCTGTACAAATTGGTATAAGCTTCCAGAATATGCAGGTGCGTGTTCATGGTCTTCTTCTCATTGGCATCTTTAGCACTCAACCTTAAGTCACCTGCAGATGACCAATCGCTGTTAAATGCTTCCAGGTAACCCAATTGAACAGGATCAAAACTGTGTTGCTCTATCAACATATATAAACCAATTGCCACATCAAGCGCTTTTTCTTCCTTACGAACCATGTAATACTCCGTAAGACCGTAAATCGCAAACGACAATGCATAAATCTGTTTTTTAGTATCAAGAGGCTCCCCATTCGAATCCAGCGACCAGTAAACACCTCCGTATTCTTTATCTAGAAACTTATCGATCAGGTATTCATAAGCTTTATCGGCAAACTGTAGATAATCTTCATTTTGGGTCGCTTTGTATCCCGCACAGAACGACCATAATATGCGGGAATACAAAACCGAACCTAACGACGCAAACACATCAACTTGATTTTCATTACCAATCTTACCATAAAACCGGTCGTTCGTTTTATCAAAGGCTACTGTACTCCAATAGCTTAGGATTCGTCCTAATTCTTTTTGATATTTTGCGGCATCAACCATCATTAACAATTAACTTTTACCGTTTTATTTTTATCAATCAACTGATAAATCTGCTGAACAGAAGCTGCAGAGCGAAGACCGTCTTGCGGAGTGTTCACTACATAATCAATCAGTTGATCGACAGTTGTTGTAGCTACATGCATACGTGTATCTGACGAGGCGTAATAAATAAATACATCACCATTATCATCAGCGATCCATCCATTACTAAACACCACATTTGAAACATCACCAACACGCTCTTCACCAACAGGAGCAATAAAGTAACCTGCCGGCTTGTGAATGATTTTGGTGATATCTTTTAAATCTGTCATGAACATGTATAAAACATAACGCAAGCCTGCAGCAGTATTCCGAACTCCATGAGCCAAATGCAGCCAACCTTTTTCCGTTTTTATCGGAGCTGGCCCTTGCCCGTTTTTAGACTCATAAACAGTGTGATACTGCTTTTTATCCAGCAGTTGATCTTCCAGGATTTCTGCATTTTCAATTGAATCAGATAAACCGAACCCAATCCCTCCTCCTTTGCCAGCTTCGATAAAACTATCTTGCGGACGGGTGTAGAAGGCATATTTCCCATTCACAAATTCAGGATGCAACACTACATTCCGTTGCTGTGGTGAACTTGTTTTTAAATCGGCCAGACGCTCCCATTTTACCAGATCCTTAGTCCGCGCAATACCGCATTGAGCTAATGCAGCCGACTGGTCACCCTCAGGAGCCGACGGATCACGACGTTCTGTACAGAATAATCCATAGATCCACCCATCTTCATGAGCAGTTAAACGAATATCATAAACATTGGTATCGGGATTCGCTGTTTCAGGCATATTTACCGGATACTCCCAAAACCGAAAATTATCGATGCCATTCGGACTTTCAGCAACAGCAAAAAATGATTTACGGTCAGCACCTTCTACACGGGCCACCAACACATACTTTCCATTCCATTTTATTGCACCTGCATTAAACGCTGCATTAATACAGATGCGCTCCATTAAATAGGGATTGGTGTCCTGATCCAGATCAAACCTCCAAACCAATGGAGCATGAGCAGCGGTAAGTACCGGATACCTGTACCGTACAAAGATTCCGTTACCCAACTCCTGCTGACTATTTGGCCGACTCACAAGAGCTTCGTGAGCTGCTTTTAACTCCTGTAATCTTGTTTCAAAATCTATCATTACTTTTATAAGTTCGGTTCTAAAAACATATCATTGATCATTGCTATTAATCTTCCAACTTATCCCACCAGGTTCTTTTCAGGATCAACACAATTACTGTAAGAATCAGAATGGTTACTAATAATGGAAGTTTCATCATTAACACGAGGTACATAGGCAAAATGGTTAAGCACAATTGTGCAGTTACGCCTAAAACCACGTTGAACATATCTCTGCCAAAGTTTTTATTGCCCACAAAAGAAGGATCATCGGCTACTACCAGATCATGAATAGGCTTCCAGAAACCCCATGGACGAACAGTGCGGTAAAATTTCTTTAACACTTCGATATCTGTAGGAGGAGCTGCCAGCGTGCCAACAATTGACCCGGTAAGTGACAATAAGAATAAAACAGGGAAGAAATAAAGGAATTCGATTCCTTCGAAGAAGCGGGTAAATACCAATGCGGAAACAATACCGGTTAACATTCCCCAGAAGAATCCGTTGGCATTAAATCGCCACCAGTACCATTTTAGTACGTTTGCAGCAATGTATCCACCATATAAAGCTGACACTATCCATTGAAGGATACTGTTTACATCCTTTGCAAAGAATCCTAAAAACACTCCAACAGCAACTACTAACACCCCTACCAGGTAGTTCATGGAGATTACCTTTTTGGTTGAAGCGTTTGGATTAATGTATTTCAGGTAAATATCATTTACGATGTAAGCTTGTGCTGCATTTAACGTACCGCTGAAGGTGCCCATAAATGCGCCTAACAAACCTGTTAACACCAAACCAATTAAACCGGTAGGTAAGAAATTATTGATGGTAGCGGGAAGAATACGTTCAAAATCAATTACTCCATCAACACCTTTTAAGTTCATTTGGTGGTAATGAAGCAAACCTAAAACGGTTAAACCAATTACCAACGAATAACGAATCGGCAATAAAATAATGGAAACAAAACCGCTCATTTTACTAGCCTCTCTTGGCGAGCGCGTTGACAGGATTTTTTGCATATCGTAATTCGGAGCAGGACCAGCTAGTGCGGCAAAAATCCCTTTGAAGGTCATCATCATAAAGAAAATACCGAACAATGAATAGCCGTCACTTTTTATTTTTTCATTCACATCGGCAATGATCTTCGACCAGTCCATGTCGAGGTGCGCTCCAAAGAATGGGCTATACCACTCTTGTGGTACGTTTAATTCGTTTCCTCTTAAATTGATAACGGCTATAATGGCAATTGAAAAACAAGCAACAGTCATAATTGCGTATTTTATCATATCACCCAACACAATGCTGTGCATACCTCCAAGAATGGAATAAAACATAGCAAAAAGGGTAAATACAATTCCATAAAAATGAGCGACATACTGCGGTGCTACTTCAAAAGGAACATAGGGTCTTACCATATCCCATGGAAGAAATATCTCCACAAACTTTCCTAATCCAACAAACCCGTAAGCAAGGAAACCCAGACAACTTAACAAGGCAAATGCGATTACCACCTTATGTGATAGGCCTACACCTTTGCCAACAGATCCAAAACGTGTTGCCAGCCATTCAGCACCCGTATTGGCATTTGATCTGCGTAGCCATTTTGATAAGAACATCATTAAAAACACCTGGTTAAACACCGGCCATAGCCAGGGAATCCAGATACTTTTCATACCGTACACAAAACAAAGGCTCACCATCCACATGGTACCGCTGATATCAAACATGTCTGAGGCATCGCTTAGCCCCAACTTGTACCATGGCAGCGACTTACCGCCCATTAAATAACTTTCTTTGTTTTCTCTCGCTTTTTTTCTGTACCACAGCCCGATAACCACCGTAGTAAGCAGATACACAACGATGATTGCTATGTCAATGAATTGAAGTTTCATAAAAATAAATTGGTCAATAGAGAGCGAGGGTTTATTTTAATTGTTACTTATAAATTTTTAACGGCGTTAGTTTATCCTGAAACATTATTTTGGGATGATTATAAAACCGAATAAAATCATCAGCACTTACCTGGCCGGGATAAGGTGCATAAAAATGCTCTTTACGGTCGTTCCTCCACATTAATGCATACGCCATATTGTATTTCGAAAGAACTGGCAACAAAGTTTCTGTCCACCAGTTTGCCATCGGAACACGTTCGTAACCGGTTTCTGTTAATGCCGGAATTTTATGATGTTCTTTTGCCACCTCCTGCAGAATCGCCAGTTGCTTGTCTAATTTTGCCTTAAAGAACTCCTGATTGTCGAAGCAATAGATATCAAAACCTACTACATCTATATATTCATCACCAGGATAATACTCCAGGAAATCTTCTTTGGAATTAAAATCAGCCGAAGAGTAGGAGAAAAGCAGGTTATTCAGCTTCTTTGTTTTCGTTAAATAGTCAACAGTAAATCTCCAGAGCGACTTAAACTCTTCGGGAGTACAAGTATTCTTACACCACCAAAACCAACTTCCGGTATGCTCGTGAAAAGGGCGGAAAATTACAGGAACCATCGTTCCGTCAGCAGTTTTTAGGCTGACTAGGAATTTGGCAACTTTATCAAGGCTATTTTTAAAAGCTGTATGTTTTGCTCCGCCAGGGATCAGTTGCTTAACCGAGTGCTCGGTAGTGTCCCAAGCTGATTTTCCATTTACCGGATTCGTTGAATGCCAGCTGATGGTATTAATACCGCCGCGTTCATAAACTTGAACCATAAATCTCCGGCTCATTTCAAAAGGAACACCATCCAGTTCTTTGAGACTATCCAGTTCTATATGTCCGATATCCCAGCCATAAACAGCTGGATAGGAACCTATGACACTTTTCACATCAGAGCGGCCATTTTCAAATTTCCATCCAACACCGTAAGCAAGATCATCCTGATGACCAAATAATGTATAAGTATCCGTCAATTTTTGAAGATTAGCATACAACGCTTGCGTTTTAGCACTTGCTTTTTTATCGGCCGTAACCACCTTTTGAGCTGTGCATGAAGCACTTAACACTGAAGCAGCAATTACAGATAAAGCTATTTTTTTTAGGTGTTTCATTAATACATAATTCGGATCTGTCCGATAAATTGGTTGCATCAAAACTAAATTAGTTTTCAAATAATAATTAATATTTTTTTAACATTTATTTGTATTGATATATCATTTTATGCTGATATTTAGTAGATAATCACAATATATAGGCTATACTATTTTTACCATGTACTATTCATATATTGACAAATAGTATTATATTTATTTACCTTTATACTATGAATAATAACATCATCAGAGAAATAACACCGTTAACGCAGAACGATTGCTTCACCATTTTCTCACGGACTAAGAAAGAATTCGACTTCCCGTTGCATTATCATGAGGAGTACGAGCTAAACTTAATATTAAATGCAAAAGGTGCAAAGCGAATAGTTGGCGATCACATTGATATTATTGATGATGCCGAACTGGTTTTTGTGGGATCAAACCTTTGTCATGCCTGGTTTACTCATCAATGTGAGAGTGAAGAAATTACGGAGGTAACCATTCAGTTCCATAAAGATCTGTTTGATGCTAAACTGATGAAACGTAACCAGCTTAGTTTAATACGAAATATGTTTGAACGTTCTCAAAAAGGCATTTTGTTTTCACCTGAAACTATTGAACGCTTAAAACCCCGAATTTTAACGCTTAATCAAAAAAGTGGATTCGACTCGGTGTTAGAGTTATTGTCTATCCTGCACGATCTTTCTTCATCAAGAAACATGCGCACATTATCGGATGCCAGTTTTAGTAATGAGCAGTTTAATTACAACAGCCGCCGAATTGAGAAAGTGTTTGAGTACATGAATAATAACTACAATAAGCAAATTACGCTTGCGGAGGTTTCAAAAATTGCAAGCATGCCGGAGGTTTCATTTAGCAGGTTTGTTAAAAAACGGACAGGGAATACCTTTATAGACAGTTTGAACGAAATCCGCCTGGGACATGCCACCCGTATGCTGATCGACAGTACCCAAACAGTTGCAGAAATTGCTTATAAATGCGGGTTCAATAACATATCAAACTTCAACCGTATCTTCAAGAAAAAGAAAAACTGCACCCCTAAAGAATTCAGGGATAGTTTTTCAGGAACCAGGATATTTATTTAGGTTCATTTCTGAAGCGATGTGCAAGACTAATTGTCTATCAATTAATAATTGGCAATGCTAAGAATAGGAGCTTTTATCTAAAGTTCCCCTTTAGGGGTTAGGGGTATTTTTCTCTATGCAAATTCCCCTCTTGAGAGGGGCTGGGGCTGTGTAACATAATTTTCTTAAGCACACCTATCACAAACTCCCGAAATCCAACAATTAACATTTTGCGCTGTATAACCAGCAGGCAGTTTAAAAATAACATGTTCGCTCATACATTCCACTTTATTGCATTTCAGGCACCTGAAGTGAAAATGATCATGATCGTGATGGCCTTCCTTGCATTCGGTACATAAGGCAAAGTAGTTTTTCCCTTCATCCGAAACGATTTTATGCACAATACCATCTTCACAAAAACTATTTAAAACCCGATAAATAGTAACCCTATCCACTGTTCCTTTCATTTGCTGCTCAATCATATCCTGACTTAATGCCGAATGGGCATCTTGAAGCATCAACAATATTTCTTGCTTAGCAGGTGTGTTTCTTCGTTGCATAATGATTTATTCTTTAAGCCCAACCAATCCCTGCAACAAAATTGCATTAATAAAATAATACTGACAAGTATTAGTGATTTGCCGAATTTCTTAATGCCAA from Solitalea canadensis DSM 3403 encodes:
- a CDS encoding AGE family epimerase/isomerase — protein: MMVDAAKYQKELGRILSYWSTVAFDKTNDRFYGKIGNENQVDVFASLGSVLYSRILWSFCAGYKATQNEDYLQFADKAYEYLIDKFLDKEYGGVYWSLDSNGEPLDTKKQIYALSFAIYGLTEYYMVRKEEKALDVAIGLYMLIEQHSFDPVQLGYLEAFNSDWSSAGDLRLSAKDANEKKTMNTHLHILEAYTNLYRVWPESSVLKQIKQLIDVFINHIIHKETAHLQLFFDENWKSKSTIISYGHDIEASWLLLEAAEVTNDEELIAKIKEIAVQMANAAAKGLSGDGGLNYEFENGHLIEEKHWWVQAEALVGFYNAFQLTGDKVFLERFEKSWDFIEKYILDVDKGEWYWGVHSDYSLMQHEDKAGFWKCPYHNSRACIEIMRRIA
- a CDS encoding glycoside hydrolase family 130 protein, giving the protein MIDFETRLQELKAAHEALVSRPNSQQELGNGIFVRYRYPVLTAAHAPLVWRFDLDQDTNPYLMERICINAAFNAGAIKWNGKYVLVARVEGADRKSFFAVAESPNGIDNFRFWEYPVNMPETANPDTNVYDIRLTAHEDGWIYGLFCTERRDPSAPEGDQSAALAQCGIARTKDLVKWERLADLKTSSPQQRNVVLHPEFVNGKYAFYTRPQDSFIEAGKGGGIGFGLSDSIENAEILEDQLLDKKQYHTVYESKNGQGPAPIKTEKGWLHLAHGVRNTAAGLRYVLYMFMTDLKDITKIIHKPAGYFIAPVGEERVGDVSNVVFSNGWIADDNGDVFIYYASSDTRMHVATTTVDQLIDYVVNTPQDGLRSAASVQQIYQLIDKNKTVKVNC
- a CDS encoding glycoside hydrolase family 26 protein, with product MKHLKKIALSVIAASVLSASCTAQKVVTADKKASAKTQALYANLQKLTDTYTLFGHQDDLAYGVGWKFENGRSDVKSVIGSYPAVYGWDIGHIELDSLKELDGVPFEMSRRFMVQVYERGGINTISWHSTNPVNGKSAWDTTEHSVKQLIPGGAKHTAFKNSLDKVAKFLVSLKTADGTMVPVIFRPFHEHTGSWFWWCKNTCTPEEFKSLWRFTVDYLTKTKKLNNLLFSYSSADFNSKEDFLEYYPGDEYIDVVGFDIYCFDNQEFFKAKLDKQLAILQEVAKEHHKIPALTETGYERVPMANWWTETLLPVLSKYNMAYALMWRNDRKEHFYAPYPGQVSADDFIRFYNHPKIMFQDKLTPLKIYK
- a CDS encoding Fur family transcriptional regulator, encoding MQRRNTPAKQEILLMLQDAHSALSQDMIEQQMKGTVDRVTIYRVLNSFCEDGIVHKIVSDEGKNYFALCTECKEGHHDHDHFHFRCLKCNKVECMSEHVIFKLPAGYTAQNVNCWISGVCDRCA
- a CDS encoding sodium:solute symporter family protein, with amino-acid sequence MKLQFIDIAIIVVYLLTTVVIGLWYRKKARENKESYLMGGKSLPWYKLGLSDASDMFDISGTMWMVSLCFVYGMKSIWIPWLWPVFNQVFLMMFLSKWLRRSNANTGAEWLATRFGSVGKGVGLSHKVVIAFALLSCLGFLAYGFVGLGKFVEIFLPWDMVRPYVPFEVAPQYVAHFYGIVFTLFAMFYSILGGMHSIVLGDMIKYAIMTVACFSIAIIAVINLRGNELNVPQEWYSPFFGAHLDMDWSKIIADVNEKIKSDGYSLFGIFFMMMTFKGIFAALAGPAPNYDMQKILSTRSPREASKMSGFVSIILLPIRYSLVIGLTVLGLLHYHQMNLKGVDGVIDFERILPATINNFLPTGLIGLVLTGLLGAFMGTFSGTLNAAQAYIVNDIYLKYINPNASTKKVISMNYLVGVLVVAVGVFLGFFAKDVNSILQWIVSALYGGYIAANVLKWYWWRFNANGFFWGMLTGIVSALVFTRFFEGIEFLYFFPVLFLLSLTGSIVGTLAAPPTDIEVLKKFYRTVRPWGFWKPIHDLVVADDPSFVGNKNFGRDMFNVVLGVTAQLCLTILPMYLVLMMKLPLLVTILILTVIVLILKRTWWDKLED
- a CDS encoding SusC/RagA family TonB-linked outer membrane protein, giving the protein MRKFLLAVMLTASLIVSFQSFIFAQNLTITGSVSDEKGLPLPGATVLVKNTKTATATDVNGRFTIKAAPNSILVFTFLGMEEKQVTIGSQTTINISLNPATKKLDEVVVIGYGTLRRANVTSSIASVSEKELKNVPVAGIDQAIQGKVSGVTVTSNSGQPGGGVSVRVRGISTVNGNEPLYVIDGVPVDATSKTTLSQDFLGGGGGQTGQSVLATINPADIASIDILKDASAQAIYGSRGAYGVVLINTKKGRQGQGKVTYDTYYGIQTIPKKLDVMNLNQYAQYSNSIVDEIRAVPGSYIDSVGEFRNPTLLGHGTDWQDEIYQSGAMNSHQLAFSGGAEKTSYYFSGGFLDQKGTLIGTGFKRYTLRANIDQQVKSWFKAGFSANLSRSNQTVGLTDAFDAVTSTVLYNTPVSPVRDAYGNFVQTTNIGVNSVALTNNPVMLTTMRNVESVATQALGSLYADLKIYKGITFRTEGNYNFNLTSGKAYQPFLKNSETGAVILSPSKLREQRNNSIYWAWKNYLNYDGTFGKHAVNAVAGYEAQESTYDYINANRNNLVLNLPSLNAGAKDDAQDIGAGAGAWSMASFFGRVGYTYDGKYSISATVRRDGSSTFGPDNRWGTFPAVSASWTATNEAFMKDIKYLDYLKLRIGYGKVGGQQVTGNNLYTSNINLIATAPFGGGGLPANVANPYLSWEAIETYNGGFDATLFNSKVELTVDLYKKISTQMLLPTQLPAFSGLGTAWNDIKTPVTNDGQMTNTGFDIGLTTYNIQKRDFIWKSILTFSHYKNVLNRLNNPTATIKGEYDEYGTRTLVALSQAGQPVGAFYGYVTDGLIRTEEDLHALDYGLAVGPGSLYYGDVKFKDLNNDGKIDDKDVTVIGNPNPKFTAGFTNNFNYKRFDLSVFLYASYGADIFNYTRRSTEAMNSPWNNQVATVLDRYSASNPNGTLPRYNQWHNNNLRISDRFIEDGSYLRIQNVSLGYNLPTNLLNKIKVASARVYFSAQNLYTFTNYSGYDPELGLVNTSVTFQNVDNGHYPVPRTYTIGANIEF
- a CDS encoding AraC family transcriptional regulator, which codes for MNNNIIREITPLTQNDCFTIFSRTKKEFDFPLHYHEEYELNLILNAKGAKRIVGDHIDIIDDAELVFVGSNLCHAWFTHQCESEEITEVTIQFHKDLFDAKLMKRNQLSLIRNMFERSQKGILFSPETIERLKPRILTLNQKSGFDSVLELLSILHDLSSSRNMRTLSDASFSNEQFNYNSRRIEKVFEYMNNNYNKQITLAEVSKIASMPEVSFSRFVKKRTGNTFIDSLNEIRLGHATRMLIDSTQTVAEIAYKCGFNNISNFNRIFKKKKNCTPKEFRDSFSGTRIFI